The following proteins come from a genomic window of Microbacterium sp. JZ31:
- a CDS encoding sensor histidine kinase, translated as MIAGTGAAKRQLSFQARLMLTVFGFVSLIFVVVGAVTSVVLTNVLEERLSQAVRSMVFESERWVMETGASGDAAAVLSQNPVAPGTILILETTGGAQSGAYLDGHFEVQRLSDGQLESLKIDRSGEQTLTLSVDGLGDFRVQVNQIPGGFSAMGMSNTEVRSTVGQLLTTITFTTAAGLFVLGAAITLVIRRGLKPLRAVAETAQRVARQPLDQGVVSIEERVPADQSDPGNEIGQVGAALNTLLDHVDASLHARQRNEERMRTFVADASHELRTPLASIRGYSELSLRDPSLSETTGQSLERIQAQSIRMTGLVEDLLLLARLDEGQELVYGAVDLTQVALESVADQRVTGPDHTWRLDVAEEPVIVAGDAARLNQVIVNLLANARTHTPAGTTVTVSVRHEGSGSGTRGVLRVHDDGPGIDPALQAELFTRFARGDRSRARATGGTGLGLAIVKAIVEAHHGTISVTSSPGDTTFEVNLPAKPVDPA; from the coding sequence GTGATCGCCGGGACCGGCGCGGCGAAGCGCCAGCTGTCGTTCCAGGCGCGGCTGATGCTCACCGTGTTCGGCTTCGTGTCCCTCATCTTCGTCGTGGTGGGGGCCGTCACGAGCGTCGTGCTGACGAACGTGCTCGAGGAGCGCCTGTCGCAGGCCGTGCGCAGCATGGTGTTCGAGTCCGAGCGCTGGGTGATGGAGACCGGCGCGAGCGGAGACGCGGCCGCCGTGCTGTCGCAGAATCCGGTGGCTCCCGGCACCATCCTGATCCTCGAGACGACGGGCGGCGCGCAGAGCGGCGCCTACCTGGACGGGCACTTCGAGGTGCAGCGACTGTCGGACGGGCAGCTCGAGAGCCTCAAGATCGACCGCAGCGGCGAGCAGACCCTGACGCTCTCGGTGGACGGCCTCGGCGACTTCCGCGTGCAGGTCAACCAGATCCCCGGCGGCTTCTCGGCCATGGGGATGTCGAACACGGAGGTACGGTCGACGGTCGGCCAGCTGCTGACGACCATCACGTTCACGACCGCCGCGGGGCTGTTCGTGCTGGGCGCCGCGATCACGCTCGTGATCCGTCGGGGCCTGAAGCCGCTGCGGGCCGTCGCCGAGACGGCGCAGCGCGTGGCGCGGCAGCCGCTGGATCAGGGTGTCGTCTCCATCGAGGAGCGCGTGCCCGCCGACCAGTCCGACCCCGGCAACGAGATCGGACAGGTCGGCGCGGCGCTCAACACGCTGCTCGACCACGTCGACGCCTCGCTGCACGCCCGCCAGCGCAACGAGGAGCGCATGCGCACGTTCGTGGCCGACGCCAGCCACGAGCTGCGGACGCCGCTCGCCTCGATCCGCGGATACTCCGAGCTCTCCCTGCGGGATCCGTCGCTGAGCGAGACGACGGGACAGTCGCTCGAGCGCATCCAGGCGCAGTCGATCCGGATGACGGGGCTCGTCGAGGATCTGCTGCTGCTCGCCCGCCTGGACGAGGGTCAGGAGCTCGTGTACGGCGCCGTCGACCTCACGCAGGTGGCGCTCGAGTCGGTCGCGGATCAGCGCGTCACCGGCCCGGATCACACCTGGCGGCTCGACGTGGCCGAGGAGCCCGTGATCGTCGCGGGCGACGCGGCCCGACTCAACCAGGTCATCGTGAACCTGCTCGCGAACGCGCGTACGCACACGCCGGCGGGCACCACCGTGACCGTGTCCGTGCGCCACGAGGGGTCCGGCAGCGGCACGCGCGGCGTGCTGCGCGTGCACGACGACGGTCCCGGCATCGATCCGGCGCTGCAGGCCGAGCTCTTCACGCGATTCGCGCGGGGCGACCGTTCGCGCGCCCGCGCCACGGGCGGCACGGGGCTCGGCCTCGCGATCGTCAAGGCGATCGTCGAGGCCCACCACGGCACGATCTCGGTGACCAGCTCCCCCGGGGACACGACGTTCGAGGTGAACCTGCCCGCCAAGCCGGTAGACCCGGCCTGA
- a CDS encoding response regulator transcription factor — protein MTTPHAPALTRADGNPVRVLVVDDEQMLTDLLSMALKMEGWEVRTAASGFEALATAKEFKPDSLVLDIMMPDLDGMSVLQRLRQAGDDVPVLFLTAKDAVSDRVAGLTAGGDDYVTKPFSLEEVVARLRALMRRSGTAHAAEDEPILRVGDLSLNEDSHEVERGGAEIELTATEFELLRFLMRNERKVVSKAQILDRVWSYDFGGRSSVVELYISYLRKKIDAGREPLIHTVRGVGYMIKAPQ, from the coding sequence ATGACAACCCCCCACGCCCCCGCCCTCACGCGCGCAGACGGCAACCCCGTGCGCGTGCTCGTCGTCGACGACGAGCAGATGCTGACGGATCTGCTGTCCATGGCGCTGAAGATGGAGGGCTGGGAGGTGCGCACCGCGGCGAGCGGCTTCGAGGCGCTCGCGACGGCGAAGGAGTTCAAGCCCGACTCGCTCGTGCTCGACATCATGATGCCCGACCTCGACGGCATGTCCGTGCTGCAGCGGCTGCGGCAGGCCGGCGACGACGTGCCCGTCCTGTTCCTCACCGCGAAGGACGCCGTGTCCGACCGCGTCGCCGGCCTCACGGCGGGCGGCGACGACTACGTCACGAAGCCGTTCAGCCTCGAGGAGGTCGTCGCGCGTCTGCGGGCGCTCATGCGCCGCTCGGGGACGGCGCACGCGGCCGAGGACGAGCCCATCCTGCGGGTGGGCGACCTCAGCCTGAACGAGGACAGCCACGAGGTCGAGCGCGGCGGCGCCGAGATCGAGCTGACCGCCACGGAGTTCGAGCTGCTGCGCTTCCTGATGCGCAACGAGCGCAAGGTCGTGTCGAAGGCGCAGATCCTCGACCGCGTCTGGAGCTACGACTTCGGCGGCCGCTCGAGCGTGGTGGAGCTGTACATCTCGTACCTGCGCAAGAAGATCGACGCGGGCCGGGAGCCCCTCATCCACACGGTGCGCGGCGTGGGGTACATGATCAAGGCACCTCAGTGA
- a CDS encoding FAD-binding oxidoreductase has product MADDDFTAALGTVIRPGDPDWDVARRFHSGIGEPALIARASSTDDVRAAVGFAAAEGLPVMVRGGGHSAWGTVPGGLTLDLSALADVSVDGTRVRVGGGAQWGAVARTLAAHGLGISSGDTASVGVGGLTLGGGIGLMVRAWGLACDQLVGVQLVTADARIVEATDETEPELMWALRGGGGNFGVVTRFDFEAHPLEGVVAVELGVEGDPRAVIRAMRDVMARAPRELTLTYMDVPPMDPSAPAGASISGVWAGADEARAREALASLLAAPGVVERSLGARPYPEVLLEAPEFDPESPMPGFVGGNTLLRELDDDAVEHLASFREANPASILFLRSLGGAFADVAQDASAFPGRDATWFAMAAAFDMPGVLSEEARRRALSEWNAIEALGSGVYGNFTTSTDPGWATRMYPAVTMARLGAVKRRWDPANVFSRNHNVLPA; this is encoded by the coding sequence ATGGCTGACGACGATTTCACTGCCGCACTCGGCACTGTGATCCGCCCCGGCGATCCCGACTGGGACGTCGCGCGCCGATTCCACTCGGGAATCGGCGAGCCCGCGCTCATCGCGCGGGCCTCCTCGACCGATGACGTCCGAGCCGCCGTGGGCTTCGCCGCGGCGGAGGGCCTCCCCGTGATGGTGCGCGGCGGTGGACACAGCGCGTGGGGCACGGTCCCCGGTGGACTCACGCTCGATCTGTCGGCGCTCGCCGACGTCTCCGTCGACGGCACGCGCGTGCGCGTCGGCGGCGGCGCGCAGTGGGGCGCCGTGGCGCGCACGCTGGCCGCACACGGCCTCGGCATCAGCTCGGGCGACACGGCCTCCGTCGGCGTAGGCGGGCTCACGCTCGGCGGCGGCATCGGGCTGATGGTGCGCGCGTGGGGGCTGGCCTGCGATCAGCTCGTGGGCGTCCAGCTCGTCACCGCCGACGCCCGGATCGTCGAGGCGACGGACGAGACGGAGCCCGAGCTGATGTGGGCGCTGCGCGGCGGCGGCGGCAACTTCGGCGTCGTGACGCGCTTCGATTTCGAGGCGCACCCGCTCGAGGGCGTCGTGGCCGTCGAGCTCGGCGTCGAGGGCGACCCGCGCGCCGTGATCCGCGCGATGCGCGACGTCATGGCCCGCGCGCCGCGCGAACTGACCCTGACGTACATGGACGTGCCGCCGATGGACCCGAGCGCACCCGCCGGCGCCTCGATCTCGGGCGTGTGGGCGGGCGCGGACGAGGCGCGCGCCCGGGAGGCGCTCGCGTCGCTGCTCGCGGCGCCGGGCGTCGTCGAGCGGTCGCTCGGCGCTCGCCCGTACCCGGAGGTGCTGCTGGAGGCGCCCGAGTTCGACCCCGAGAGCCCCATGCCCGGGTTCGTGGGCGGCAACACCCTGCTGCGCGAGCTGGATGACGACGCGGTCGAGCACCTCGCGTCGTTCCGCGAGGCGAACCCCGCGTCGATCCTCTTCCTGCGCTCACTCGGCGGCGCGTTCGCGGACGTCGCGCAGGACGCGTCGGCCTTTCCCGGCCGGGACGCCACGTGGTTCGCGATGGCGGCGGCGTTCGATATGCCCGGCGTGCTGAGCGAGGAGGCCCGCAGACGCGCGCTGTCGGAGTGGAACGCGATCGAGGCGCTGGGGTCGGGGGTGTACGGCAACTTCACGACGTCGACGGACCCGGGCTGGGCGACGCGGATGTACCCCGCGGTGACCATGGCGCGGCTCGGCGCCGTCAAACGCCGCTGGGATCCGGCCAACGTCTTCTCGCGGAACCACAACGTGCTCCCCGCGTGA
- a CDS encoding ABC transporter permease: MYWTYLRRELAGRKKQTAIVAAGLAIAIALVIIVNALAAGVRDAQAAALETVYGVGTDLTVTGAQAEPGEGGGRPSFQFGEDGGTENDDGSTTLSQSQLMTDFRRGTLESSVVDTVAGLDGVSAASGALSLTNTTFDGELPAAPSDATDGETADGDAAEGGMPQGGAPQGGGGFGGGEFGVDSFTVLGIESSDAAVGPLSAVELVDGRLLTADDAGQDVVVLDETYAASSELSVGGTLDVGGTEMEIVGVVASASSEADTAANAYLPLDVAQDISGAGDVVSTVYVQAVSSDRIAAVQTALEETLPDATVSSQLDLASTVSGSLSSASALIANLGTWLSVIVLAVAVVLAVLFTISGVSRRTREFGTLKAIGWSNRRVVGQVAGESVVQGLVGGALGVALGLAGVLAINLIHPTISSTASAAPAGGPGGGMAGPGGGGPGAMGQAAQSATDIALSAPVSLTVLAAAVGLAILAGLVAGAFGGWRASRLSPAEALRSVA, from the coding sequence ATGTACTGGACCTATCTGCGGCGCGAACTCGCGGGCCGCAAGAAGCAGACGGCGATCGTGGCAGCCGGCCTCGCGATCGCGATCGCCCTGGTGATCATCGTGAACGCGCTCGCCGCCGGCGTGCGCGATGCGCAGGCGGCGGCGCTCGAAACCGTATACGGCGTCGGCACCGACCTCACGGTGACCGGCGCTCAGGCAGAGCCCGGCGAGGGTGGCGGTCGCCCGTCGTTCCAGTTCGGCGAGGACGGCGGCACCGAGAACGACGACGGCTCGACCACCCTGAGCCAGTCGCAGCTGATGACCGACTTCCGCCGGGGCACGCTCGAATCCTCGGTCGTCGACACGGTCGCGGGCCTCGACGGCGTCTCGGCGGCGTCCGGCGCGCTGAGCCTGACGAACACGACCTTCGACGGCGAGCTCCCGGCCGCGCCGAGCGACGCGACGGACGGTGAGACGGCGGACGGCGACGCGGCCGAGGGCGGGATGCCCCAGGGCGGTGCGCCGCAGGGTGGCGGAGGCTTCGGCGGCGGCGAGTTCGGCGTCGACTCGTTCACCGTGCTGGGCATCGAGTCGTCGGACGCGGCGGTCGGCCCGCTGTCCGCCGTGGAGCTCGTCGACGGCCGTCTGCTCACGGCGGACGACGCCGGTCAGGACGTCGTCGTGCTCGACGAGACGTACGCCGCGAGCAGCGAGCTCTCGGTGGGCGGCACGCTCGACGTGGGCGGCACCGAGATGGAGATCGTGGGCGTCGTCGCGTCGGCGTCGTCCGAGGCGGACACCGCCGCCAACGCGTACCTCCCCCTCGACGTCGCGCAGGACATCTCGGGCGCGGGCGATGTCGTCTCGACCGTGTACGTGCAGGCCGTCTCGTCCGACCGGATCGCCGCCGTGCAGACGGCGCTCGAGGAGACGCTGCCGGATGCGACGGTCAGCTCGCAGTTGGACCTCGCCTCGACCGTCTCCGGATCGCTGTCGAGCGCGTCGGCCCTCATCGCCAACCTCGGCACGTGGCTGTCGGTCATCGTGCTCGCCGTGGCCGTGGTGCTCGCCGTGCTGTTCACGATCTCGGGTGTCTCGCGCCGCACGCGGGAGTTCGGCACGCTCAAGGCCATCGGCTGGTCGAACCGCCGCGTGGTCGGGCAGGTCGCGGGCGAGTCGGTCGTGCAGGGGCTCGTCGGCGGCGCGCTCGGCGTCGCGCTGGGCCTCGCGGGCGTGCTCGCGATCAACCTCATCCACCCCACGATCTCGAGCACCGCGAGCGCGGCCCCGGCCGGTGGACCCGGCGGCGGCATGGCCGGCCCCGGAGGCGGCGGCCCCGGCGCGATGGGCCAGGCCGCGCAGAGCGCCACGGACATCGCGCTCAGCGCTCCCGTCTCGCTCACGGTCCTCGCCGCCGCCGTCGGACTGGCGATCCTCGCCGGTCTCGTGGCGGGCGCCTTCGGCGGCTGGCGTGCCTCGCGGCTCAGCCCGGCCGAGGCGCTGCGATCCGTGGCATGA
- a CDS encoding ABC transporter ATP-binding protein — protein sequence MTTALTEPAYRIAGVTKTYDQKGRQVTALTGVDIDIAHGDFVTIQGPTGGGKSTFLQILGALDRPTSGEVLLSGSDIARASHAELGRLRAHEIGFVFQGFNLIPTLTAAENVDMGLEPLGLARDERARRVTEALAHVGLAERGDHRPGELSGGQQQRVAIARAIAKRPKVLLADEPTGNLDESMRDEILQVLQTLNDEGLTLVVVTHDSAVARRAKRRLRLAKGVVTEID from the coding sequence ATGACGACAGCACTCACAGAGCCCGCCTACCGGATCGCGGGCGTCACGAAGACCTACGACCAGAAGGGCCGGCAGGTCACGGCGCTGACCGGCGTCGACATCGACATCGCTCACGGCGACTTCGTGACGATCCAGGGGCCGACGGGAGGCGGGAAGTCGACGTTCCTGCAGATCCTCGGCGCGCTCGACCGGCCCACGTCGGGGGAGGTGCTGCTGAGCGGAAGCGACATCGCCCGGGCATCCCACGCCGAGCTCGGCCGCCTGCGCGCCCACGAGATCGGCTTCGTGTTCCAGGGCTTCAACCTGATCCCGACGCTCACGGCCGCCGAGAACGTCGATATGGGCCTCGAGCCGTTGGGGCTGGCGCGGGACGAGCGCGCGAGGCGGGTCACGGAGGCGCTGGCGCACGTCGGCCTGGCCGAGCGGGGCGATCACCGGCCGGGGGAGCTGTCGGGAGGCCAGCAGCAGCGCGTGGCGATCGCGCGGGCGATCGCGAAGCGTCCGAAGGTGCTGCTCGCGGACGAGCCGACCGGGAACCTCGACGAGAGCATGCGCGACGAGATCCTGCAGGTGCTGCAGACGCTCAATGACGAGGGGCTCACGCTCGTCGTCGTGACGCACGACTCCGCCGTCGCGCGGCGGGCGAAGCGCCGCCTGCGGCTCGCGAAGGGCGTCGTCACCGAGATCGACTGA
- the gndA gene encoding NADP-dependent phosphogluconate dehydrogenase — translation MTDASTLSRSTSDVAVANIGVVGLAVMGSNLARNLASREGNTVVVFNRSREKTDQLLTEHPEAEFVPAYSYEEFAASLAKPRTAIIMVKAGGPTDAVIQALTEVFEPGDIIVDGGNALFTDTIRREKAVRETGINFVGAGISGGEEGALNGPSIMPGGPEESWVTLGPILRSIAAVAEGEPCVTHVGTDGAGHFVKMVHNGIEYADMQLIAEAYDLIRRGTGKSPAEIADIFAEWNTGELESYLIEITAEVLRQMDASTGKPLVDVILDQAGAKGTGAWTVQTALSLGVPVSGIAEATFARSLSSHPEQREAAATLPGPGETFEVADVDAFVEDVRQALFASKIVAYSQGFDEIRAGAAEYGWNIDLGAISKIWRAGCIIRAQFLNRIADAYAETPELPLLMAAPYFADALTRGQAAWRRVVIAATQAGIPSPAFSSSLAYYDGIRAERLPAALVQGQRDFFGAHTYKRIDKPGTFHTLWSGDRSEIEAEDTH, via the coding sequence GTGACCGACGCTTCCACCCTTTCCCGCTCCACCAGCGATGTCGCCGTCGCCAACATCGGGGTCGTGGGCCTCGCCGTGATGGGCTCGAACCTGGCCCGCAACCTCGCCAGCCGCGAGGGGAACACGGTCGTCGTGTTCAACCGCAGCCGCGAGAAGACCGACCAGCTGCTGACCGAGCACCCCGAGGCCGAGTTCGTCCCGGCCTACTCGTACGAGGAGTTCGCCGCGTCGCTGGCCAAGCCGCGCACGGCCATCATCATGGTCAAGGCCGGTGGCCCCACCGATGCGGTCATCCAGGCGCTCACCGAGGTCTTCGAGCCGGGCGACATCATCGTCGACGGCGGCAACGCGCTCTTCACCGACACGATCCGCCGCGAGAAGGCCGTGCGCGAGACCGGCATCAACTTCGTCGGCGCCGGCATCTCGGGCGGCGAGGAGGGCGCCCTCAACGGCCCGTCGATCATGCCCGGCGGCCCCGAGGAGTCGTGGGTCACGCTCGGTCCGATCCTGCGCTCGATCGCCGCGGTCGCCGAGGGCGAGCCGTGCGTGACGCACGTCGGCACGGACGGCGCCGGCCACTTCGTCAAGATGGTGCACAACGGCATCGAGTACGCCGACATGCAGCTCATCGCCGAGGCCTACGACCTGATCCGTCGCGGCACGGGCAAGTCGCCCGCCGAGATCGCGGACATCTTCGCCGAGTGGAACACCGGCGAGCTCGAGTCGTACCTGATCGAGATCACGGCCGAGGTGCTGCGCCAGATGGACGCGTCCACCGGCAAGCCGCTCGTCGACGTCATCCTCGACCAGGCCGGCGCCAAGGGCACCGGCGCCTGGACCGTGCAGACCGCGCTGTCGCTGGGCGTGCCCGTGTCGGGCATCGCCGAGGCCACGTTCGCGCGCTCCCTGTCCTCGCACCCCGAGCAGCGCGAGGCCGCGGCAACGCTCCCCGGCCCGGGCGAGACGTTCGAGGTCGCCGATGTCGACGCCTTCGTCGAGGACGTGCGCCAGGCGCTGTTCGCCTCGAAGATCGTCGCCTACTCGCAGGGCTTCGACGAGATCCGCGCGGGCGCCGCCGAGTACGGCTGGAACATCGACCTCGGCGCGATCTCGAAGATCTGGCGCGCCGGCTGCATCATCCGCGCGCAGTTCCTCAACCGGATCGCGGACGCCTACGCCGAGACCCCCGAGCTGCCGCTGCTGATGGCCGCACCGTACTTCGCCGACGCCCTCACGCGCGGCCAGGCCGCGTGGCGCCGCGTCGTGATCGCCGCCACGCAGGCGGGCATCCCGTCGCCGGCGTTCTCGTCGTCGCTCGCCTACTACGACGGCATCCGCGCCGAGCGCCTGCCGGCCGCCCTGGTGCAGGGCCAGCGCGACTTCTTCGGCGCCCACACCTACAAGCGCATCGACAAGCCGGGCACCTTCCACACGCTGTGGTCGGGAGACCGCTCGGAGATCGAGGCCGAGGACACGCACTGA
- a CDS encoding 50S ribosomal protein L25/general stress protein Ctc translates to MAEHTTLDASVRTQFGKGFARRLRAAHQIPAVLYGHGTEPVHLALPGHETLLLVRHANPIVELSFDGTTQLALVKDVQRDPVRQVIEHVDLVVLRKGEKVTVDVPVAVEGEPFAGTIANLDAMTLTVEVDATRIPEHLVVNVEGLEDGAHITAADVQLPTGAELVTEPETLVVAVSTPQLDTTSDAEGEAAEGEAPAEGEAAEEKAAE, encoded by the coding sequence ATGGCTGAGCACACCACGCTCGACGCATCGGTGCGCACCCAGTTCGGCAAGGGCTTCGCCCGCCGCCTGCGCGCCGCCCACCAGATCCCCGCCGTCCTGTACGGTCACGGCACCGAGCCCGTGCACCTGGCGCTGCCGGGTCACGAGACGCTGCTGCTCGTGCGTCACGCGAACCCGATCGTCGAGCTCTCGTTCGACGGCACCACGCAGCTGGCGCTCGTCAAGGACGTCCAGCGCGACCCGGTGCGCCAGGTCATCGAGCACGTCGACCTCGTCGTGCTGCGCAAGGGCGAGAAGGTCACCGTCGACGTCCCTGTCGCCGTGGAGGGCGAGCCCTTCGCCGGCACGATCGCCAACCTCGACGCCATGACGCTGACGGTCGAGGTCGATGCCACGCGCATCCCCGAGCACCTCGTTGTGAACGTCGAGGGCCTTGAGGACGGCGCGCACATCACGGCCGCCGACGTTCAGCTGCCCACGGGCGCCGAGCTCGTCACCGAGCCGGAGACGCTCGTCGTCGCGGTCTCGACGCCGCAGCTCGACACCACGTCGGACGCCGAGGGCGAGGCCGCCGAGGGCGAGGCCCCCGCCGAGGGCGAGGCCGCCGAGGAGAAGGCCGCCGAGTAA
- the pth gene encoding aminoacyl-tRNA hydrolase → MADTWLIVGLGNPGPRYEATRHNVGQMVIDELAARRGEPFKQHKANARVAETWLRPGAAKLVLAKPNSFMNVSGGPAANLARFYGTAPDRVIVVHDELDIPFDTLRLKAGGGHGGHNGVRDVAKALGTADFLRVRVGIGRPPGRQDPADWVLDPFSATDRQTLPILISDAADAVEQIVEDGLVAAQQRHHAPKA, encoded by the coding sequence ATGGCGGATACCTGGCTGATCGTGGGGCTCGGCAACCCCGGACCCCGATACGAGGCGACCCGGCACAACGTCGGCCAGATGGTGATCGACGAGCTCGCCGCCCGGCGCGGCGAGCCGTTCAAGCAGCACAAGGCGAATGCGCGGGTCGCGGAGACGTGGCTGCGCCCGGGGGCGGCGAAGCTCGTGCTCGCCAAGCCCAACTCGTTCATGAACGTCTCGGGAGGCCCTGCCGCGAACCTCGCACGCTTCTACGGCACGGCGCCCGACCGCGTGATCGTCGTGCACGACGAGCTGGACATCCCGTTCGACACGCTGCGCCTGAAGGCGGGCGGCGGCCACGGCGGACACAACGGCGTGCGCGACGTCGCGAAGGCGCTCGGCACCGCCGACTTCCTGCGCGTGCGGGTGGGGATCGGACGTCCGCCCGGCCGCCAGGACCCTGCGGACTGGGTGCTCGACCCCTTCAGCGCGACAGACCGGCAGACGCTGCCGATCCTGATCTCGGATGCCGCCGACGCGGTCGAGCAGATCGTGGAGGACGGTCTGGTCGCGGCGCAGCAGAGGCACCACGCGCCGAAGGCGTAG